The following proteins are co-located in the Paralichthys olivaceus isolate ysfri-2021 chromosome 10, ASM2471397v2, whole genome shotgun sequence genome:
- the ccdc80 gene encoding coiled-coil domain-containing protein 80 isoform X1, which produces MRAFVLCVVLMSLLTWTGEANKQTRRRRVQLHRRVGMAHAQGDAEDQERLLRRVRPGFASAISVHSPKEEDDVQADEGVPVSTRTRTVQGRRAGGQGLVPRRRVAQLTGSPSAPDVQKDEGTPGPRARVSRMPSSAGSPNLLASFAGKNRVLVISAPHDSDGYYRLMMSLLKPDVYCELAERHVQQVVIFHQEGEMGGKVRRITTEGKVMEEPLDTALIPRLMSVLKLEKGKFGMVLLKKTLQVQERYPYPVRLEAMYEVIDQSPMRRLEKLRQKGFVQKCRGAGVEGQVEEGTLTAVDTPVERKPGKKILRKPTQATTTTTTTTAPTTTTTRPTTTTTTTTRPTTTTTRATTTTTKATTTRRTTTTKRPTTTTTTQRPTRAPTTAPWLPAPRTTADPYYDPRREKTTPAGDNRTDKDNRDPHGRRLVPATDKPSKIRPTKKKTGAEKVLTNEYEDRYVPVNPTVVDLEETESFTNISPTKKVKGKHNKHDKKKKKTDKALKKAERRGKASKEGKIGGKKNGKKQVKYPETDDYPKPTKKPSPPPKGSLAYFLDYFENRRRLLLVTSPSEENRMYVQQRDEYLESVCEMAIRKVSIITIFGSLTNSTMKIDHYQLENDKSMKGLRQEDLVNQDLITELRKEFSMMHDDFYMVLTDTDMRVKQSYEVPIAMKAVFDYIDTFSSRIREMEQQKRDGVVCKKEDKPRSLENFLSRFRWRRRLFIISAPSDEEWAYQQQLYALTSQACNLGLRHISILKLAGTELADMGGVLELYPINGSATVEREGLSGSLVKDMRNYFQISPEYFSMLLVGKDGNVKSWYPSPMWSMAIIYDLVDSMQLRRQEMAIQQSLGMRCPEDEYGGYGYHQHGYEHGYQDGYHQGYGY; this is translated from the exons ATGAGGGCTTTTGTTCTCTGTGTAGTTCTCATGTCGTTGCTGACCTGGACAGGAGAAGCCAACAAACAGACTCGTCGCAGGCGGGTGCAGTTGCACCGACGCGTTGGAATGGCACATGCCCAGGGGGACGCAGAGGACCAGGAGCGCCTCCTCAGACGTGTGCGCCCTGGGTTTGCCTCGGCCATCTCGGTGCACAGCCCCAAAGAGGAAGACGATGTTCAGGCTGATGAGGGTGTTCCTGTTTCCACCAGGACGAGGACTGTGCAGGGCAGGAGAGCAGGGGGCCAGGGGCTGGTGCCAAGGAGACGGGTGGCCCAGCTGACTGGATCCCCCAGTGCGCCGGACGTGCAGAAAGATGAGGGCACTCCAGGGCCCAGAGCCAGGGTGAGCCGGATGCCCAGCAGCGCCGGGTCACCAAACCTTCTGGCCAGCTTTGCAGGGAAGAACCGTGTGTTGGTGATTTCTGCACCTCATGATTCAGACGGTTACTACCGCCTGATGATGTCTCTCCTGAAACCAGACGTGTACTGCGAGCTGGCCGAGCGACACGTCCAGCAGGTCGTCATATTTCACCAGGAGGGGGAGATGGGAGGCAAGGTGAGGAGGATCACCACAGAGGGGAAGGTGATGGAGGAGCCGCTGGACACTGCTCTGATCCCCAGACTCATGAGCGTCCTCAAACTGGAGAAAG GTAAGTTTGGGATGGTGCTGCTGAAGAAGACTCTGCAGGTGCAGGAGAGGTACCCCTACCCTGTGAGGCTGGAGGCCATGTACGAGGTGATCGACCAGTCGCCCATGAGGAGGCTGGAGAAGCTGCGGCAGAAGGGCTTCGTCCAGAAGTGCAGAGGAGCTGGTGTGGAGGGTCAAGTGGAGGAGGGCACGCTCACAG cagtagACACACCTGTAGAAAGAAAACCAGGGAAGAAGATCCTACGGAAACCCACACAggcaacaacaaccacaacaaccacaactgctccaaccaccacaacaacacGACCAACCACCACAACTACCACTACAACCCggcccaccaccaccacaaccagagcgacaacaacaaccaccaaaGCCACCACTACCAGAAGAACCACCACGACAAAGAGaccaaccaccaccaccaccacccagaGGCCAACCAGAGCTCCCACCACAGCCCCGTGGCTCCCAGCCCCCAGAACCACGGCTGACCCTTACTACGACCCCCGCCGAGAGAAAACCACTCCGGCCGGAGATAACCGCACCGACAAGGACAACAGAGATCCACACGGCCGCAGGCTCGTACCTGCTACAGACAAACCCTCCAAGATCAGACCCACCAAGAAGAAGACTGGAGCAGAGAAG GTGTTGACCAATGAGTACGAGGACCGGTATGTTCCCGTCAACCCCACCGTGGTCGATCTCGAGGAGACCGAATCCTTCACCAACATCAGCCCAACGAAGAAGGTCAAGGGCAAACACAATAAGCacgacaagaagaagaagaagaccgACAAGGCGTTGAAGAAAgccgagaggagaggaaaggcaTCGAAGGAGGGGAAGATCGGGGGAAAGAAAAATGGGAAGAAGCAAGTGAAATACCCCGAGACAGACGACTACCCAAAACCAACGAAGAAGCCGTCGCCACCTCCGAAAGGATCCCTGGCCTACTTCCTGGACTACTTTGAGAACAGGAGGCGGCTGCTG ctgGTCACGTCCCCCAGCGAGGAGAACAGGATGTATGTTCAGCAGAGGGACGAGTACCTGGAGTCGGTGTGTGAAATGGCGATCAGGAAAGtctccatcatcaccatcttcggCTCCCTCACCAACTCCACCATGAAAATCGACCACTACCAGCTGG AGAACGACAAATCGATGAAGGGTCTTCGTCAGGAGGACCTGGTGAACCAGGATCTGATCACAGAGCTGAGGAAAGAGTTCAGCATGATGCACGATGACTTCTACATGGTCCTGACCGACACAGACATGAGGGTCAAG CAATCCTACGAGGTCCCCATCGCCATGAAGGCCGTGTTCGACTACATCGACACCTTCTCCTCCCGCATCCGAGAGATGGAGCAGCAGAAGAGGGATGGAGTCGTGTGCAAGAAAGAGGATAAGCCCAGGTCGCTGGAGAACTTCCTCTCCAG GTTCCGTTGGAGGCGTCGCCTGTTCATCATCTCCGCCCCCAGCGACGAGGAGTGGGCCTATCAACAGCAGCTCTACGCCCTGACCAGCCAGGCCTGTAACCTGG GTCTGAGGCACATCTCCATCCTGAAGTTGGCTGGCACGGAGCTGGCGGATATGGGCGGAGTCCTGGAACTTTATCCAATCAACG GCAGTGCCACGGTGGAGCGTGAGGGGCTGTCGGGGAGCCTGGTGAAGGACATGAGGAACTACTTCCAGATCAGCCCAGAGTACTTCTCCATGCTGCTGGTGGGGAAGGACGGTAACGTCAAGTCCTGGTACCCTTCACCCATGTGGTCCATGGCCATCATCTACGACCTGGTGGACTCTATGCAGCTGCGCAGACAGGAAATGGCCATCCAGCAGTCGCTGGGCATGCGCTGCCCCGAGGACGAGTACGGTGGCTACGGTTACCACCAACACGGATACGAACACGGTTACCAGGACGGCTATCACCAGGGCTACGGTTACTAA
- the slc35a5 gene encoding UDP-sugar transporter protein SLC35A5 isoform X1, which translates to MVRCQSCPGLCSRSSAYTLALGLGFVTLGTSRILLLKFSANAENKYDFLPASVNLLAEAIKLIFCLIMSLRVIVREGRSCRELGCSSSSSFLSSLKWAVPAFLYFLDNLIIFFVMTYFQPAMAVLFSNFVILTTAVLFRIVLKRRLSWVQWAALVVLFFAIVSLTTGSGSSQSAVAVHVLHINPLSTPSNSCLLYTQLLEQMRSSSVNDTWTSSPSVQLWSNRIAGKLQSFGVGHMLLLLQCIISSMANIYNEKIFKEGDQLTESIFIQNSKLYAFGVVFNALTLGLGSEARGLTVHCGLLHGHNLYSLGLVLVTAALGLSVAFILKFRDNMFHVLTGQITTVLVTTLSLFLFDFHPSLDFFLQAPVVLLAIFIYNASRPKDLEYALQQEKLRVINGEVFERSRGDGEELELLTKPNTDSESEDESL; encoded by the exons ATGGTGCGCTGCCAGTCCTGCCCCGGACTGTGCTCCCGCTCGTCCGCCTACACTCTCGCCCTCGGCCTGGGCTTCGTAACTCTGGGGACCAGTCGCATCCTGCTGCTGAAATTCTCCGCCAACGCAG AGAACAAGTATGATTTCCTCCCGGCGTCTGTCAATCTACTTGCTGAGGCGATCAAACTGATCTTCTGTCTGATTATGTCACTCAGGGTCATAGTTCGAG AGGGTCGATCCTGCAGAGAGCTgggctgctcctccagctcgtCCTTCCTCAGCTCGCTGAAGTGGGCTGTCCCTGCTTTCCTCTACTTTCTCGACAACCTCATCATCTTCTTCGTGATGACCTACTTTCAGCCT GCCATGGCAGTGTTATTCTCCAACTTTGTGATCCTCACCACAGCGGTGCTCTTCAGAATAGTTTTGAA GAGGCGCCTGTCCTGGGTTCAGTGGGCGGCGTTAGTCGTCCTCTTCTTCGCCATCGTGTCCTTGACGACGGGATCGGGAAGCAGCCAAAGCGCCGTCGCTGTGCACGTTCTCCACATTAACCCGCTGTCCACGCCCTCCAACTCCTGCCTGCTGTACACACAGCTGCTGGAGcagatgaggagcagcag TGTCAATGACACGTGGACGTCCTCCCCGTCTGTTCAGCTCTGGAGCAACAGGATCGCGGGGAAGCTTCAGTCTTTCGGCGTGGGTCacatgctgctgctcctccagtgcaTCATCTCCTCCATGGCCAACATCTACAACGAGAAGATCTTCAAAGAGGGAGACCAGCTCACGGAGAGCATCTTCATCCAGAACAGTAAACT ATACGCCTTTGGTGTCGTGTTCAACGCCCTGACCCTTGGGCTCGGCAGTGAAGCACGAGGCCTCACCGTGCACTGTGGCCTCCTCCACGGACACAACCTCTACTCCCTGGGTCTGGTGCTGGTCACCG CTGCTCTGGGTTTATCTGTGGCCTTCATCTTGAAATTCAGAGACAACATGTTCCACGTGCTGACGGGACAAATCACCACCGTCCTCGTCAccaccctctccctcttcctcttcgaCTTCCACCCTTCGCTCGACTTCTTCCTCCAGGCTCCCGTGGTCCTGCTGGCCATCTTTATCTACAACGCCAGCCGGCCCAAGGACCTGGAGTACGCCCTGCAGCAGGAAAAGCTGCGGGTCATCAACGGAGAGGTGTTTGAGCGATCCAGAGGG gaCGGTgaagagctggagctgctgacgAAGCCCAACACGGACAGCGAGTCCGAGGACGAGTCTTTGTAG
- the ccdc80 gene encoding coiled-coil domain-containing protein 80 isoform X2, with product MRAFVLCVVLMSLLTWTGEANKQTRRRRVQLHRRVGMAHAQGDAEDQERLLRRVRPGFASAISVHSPKEEDDVQADEGVPVSTRTRTVQGRRAGGQGLVPRRRVAQLTGSPSAPDVQKDEGTPGPRARVSRMPSSAGSPNLLASFAGKNRVLVISAPHDSDGYYRLMMSLLKPDVYCELAERHVQQVVIFHQEGEMGGKVRRITTEGKVMEEPLDTALIPRLMSVLKLEKGKFGMVLLKKTLQVQERYPYPVRLEAMYEVIDQSPMRRLEKLRQKGFVQKCRGAGVEGQVEEGTLTVDTPVERKPGKKILRKPTQATTTTTTTTAPTTTTTRPTTTTTTTTRPTTTTTRATTTTTKATTTRRTTTTKRPTTTTTTQRPTRAPTTAPWLPAPRTTADPYYDPRREKTTPAGDNRTDKDNRDPHGRRLVPATDKPSKIRPTKKKTGAEKVLTNEYEDRYVPVNPTVVDLEETESFTNISPTKKVKGKHNKHDKKKKKTDKALKKAERRGKASKEGKIGGKKNGKKQVKYPETDDYPKPTKKPSPPPKGSLAYFLDYFENRRRLLLVTSPSEENRMYVQQRDEYLESVCEMAIRKVSIITIFGSLTNSTMKIDHYQLENDKSMKGLRQEDLVNQDLITELRKEFSMMHDDFYMVLTDTDMRVKQSYEVPIAMKAVFDYIDTFSSRIREMEQQKRDGVVCKKEDKPRSLENFLSRFRWRRRLFIISAPSDEEWAYQQQLYALTSQACNLGLRHISILKLAGTELADMGGVLELYPINGSATVEREGLSGSLVKDMRNYFQISPEYFSMLLVGKDGNVKSWYPSPMWSMAIIYDLVDSMQLRRQEMAIQQSLGMRCPEDEYGGYGYHQHGYEHGYQDGYHQGYGY from the exons ATGAGGGCTTTTGTTCTCTGTGTAGTTCTCATGTCGTTGCTGACCTGGACAGGAGAAGCCAACAAACAGACTCGTCGCAGGCGGGTGCAGTTGCACCGACGCGTTGGAATGGCACATGCCCAGGGGGACGCAGAGGACCAGGAGCGCCTCCTCAGACGTGTGCGCCCTGGGTTTGCCTCGGCCATCTCGGTGCACAGCCCCAAAGAGGAAGACGATGTTCAGGCTGATGAGGGTGTTCCTGTTTCCACCAGGACGAGGACTGTGCAGGGCAGGAGAGCAGGGGGCCAGGGGCTGGTGCCAAGGAGACGGGTGGCCCAGCTGACTGGATCCCCCAGTGCGCCGGACGTGCAGAAAGATGAGGGCACTCCAGGGCCCAGAGCCAGGGTGAGCCGGATGCCCAGCAGCGCCGGGTCACCAAACCTTCTGGCCAGCTTTGCAGGGAAGAACCGTGTGTTGGTGATTTCTGCACCTCATGATTCAGACGGTTACTACCGCCTGATGATGTCTCTCCTGAAACCAGACGTGTACTGCGAGCTGGCCGAGCGACACGTCCAGCAGGTCGTCATATTTCACCAGGAGGGGGAGATGGGAGGCAAGGTGAGGAGGATCACCACAGAGGGGAAGGTGATGGAGGAGCCGCTGGACACTGCTCTGATCCCCAGACTCATGAGCGTCCTCAAACTGGAGAAAG GTAAGTTTGGGATGGTGCTGCTGAAGAAGACTCTGCAGGTGCAGGAGAGGTACCCCTACCCTGTGAGGCTGGAGGCCATGTACGAGGTGATCGACCAGTCGCCCATGAGGAGGCTGGAGAAGCTGCGGCAGAAGGGCTTCGTCCAGAAGTGCAGAGGAGCTGGTGTGGAGGGTCAAGTGGAGGAGGGCACGCTCACAG tagACACACCTGTAGAAAGAAAACCAGGGAAGAAGATCCTACGGAAACCCACACAggcaacaacaaccacaacaaccacaactgctccaaccaccacaacaacacGACCAACCACCACAACTACCACTACAACCCggcccaccaccaccacaaccagagcgacaacaacaaccaccaaaGCCACCACTACCAGAAGAACCACCACGACAAAGAGaccaaccaccaccaccaccacccagaGGCCAACCAGAGCTCCCACCACAGCCCCGTGGCTCCCAGCCCCCAGAACCACGGCTGACCCTTACTACGACCCCCGCCGAGAGAAAACCACTCCGGCCGGAGATAACCGCACCGACAAGGACAACAGAGATCCACACGGCCGCAGGCTCGTACCTGCTACAGACAAACCCTCCAAGATCAGACCCACCAAGAAGAAGACTGGAGCAGAGAAG GTGTTGACCAATGAGTACGAGGACCGGTATGTTCCCGTCAACCCCACCGTGGTCGATCTCGAGGAGACCGAATCCTTCACCAACATCAGCCCAACGAAGAAGGTCAAGGGCAAACACAATAAGCacgacaagaagaagaagaagaccgACAAGGCGTTGAAGAAAgccgagaggagaggaaaggcaTCGAAGGAGGGGAAGATCGGGGGAAAGAAAAATGGGAAGAAGCAAGTGAAATACCCCGAGACAGACGACTACCCAAAACCAACGAAGAAGCCGTCGCCACCTCCGAAAGGATCCCTGGCCTACTTCCTGGACTACTTTGAGAACAGGAGGCGGCTGCTG ctgGTCACGTCCCCCAGCGAGGAGAACAGGATGTATGTTCAGCAGAGGGACGAGTACCTGGAGTCGGTGTGTGAAATGGCGATCAGGAAAGtctccatcatcaccatcttcggCTCCCTCACCAACTCCACCATGAAAATCGACCACTACCAGCTGG AGAACGACAAATCGATGAAGGGTCTTCGTCAGGAGGACCTGGTGAACCAGGATCTGATCACAGAGCTGAGGAAAGAGTTCAGCATGATGCACGATGACTTCTACATGGTCCTGACCGACACAGACATGAGGGTCAAG CAATCCTACGAGGTCCCCATCGCCATGAAGGCCGTGTTCGACTACATCGACACCTTCTCCTCCCGCATCCGAGAGATGGAGCAGCAGAAGAGGGATGGAGTCGTGTGCAAGAAAGAGGATAAGCCCAGGTCGCTGGAGAACTTCCTCTCCAG GTTCCGTTGGAGGCGTCGCCTGTTCATCATCTCCGCCCCCAGCGACGAGGAGTGGGCCTATCAACAGCAGCTCTACGCCCTGACCAGCCAGGCCTGTAACCTGG GTCTGAGGCACATCTCCATCCTGAAGTTGGCTGGCACGGAGCTGGCGGATATGGGCGGAGTCCTGGAACTTTATCCAATCAACG GCAGTGCCACGGTGGAGCGTGAGGGGCTGTCGGGGAGCCTGGTGAAGGACATGAGGAACTACTTCCAGATCAGCCCAGAGTACTTCTCCATGCTGCTGGTGGGGAAGGACGGTAACGTCAAGTCCTGGTACCCTTCACCCATGTGGTCCATGGCCATCATCTACGACCTGGTGGACTCTATGCAGCTGCGCAGACAGGAAATGGCCATCCAGCAGTCGCTGGGCATGCGCTGCCCCGAGGACGAGTACGGTGGCTACGGTTACCACCAACACGGATACGAACACGGTTACCAGGACGGCTATCACCAGGGCTACGGTTACTAA
- the slc35a5 gene encoding UDP-sugar transporter protein SLC35A5 isoform X2, with product MVRCQSCPGLCSRSSAYTLALGLGFVTLGTSRILLLKFSANAEGRSCRELGCSSSSSFLSSLKWAVPAFLYFLDNLIIFFVMTYFQPAMAVLFSNFVILTTAVLFRIVLKRRLSWVQWAALVVLFFAIVSLTTGSGSSQSAVAVHVLHINPLSTPSNSCLLYTQLLEQMRSSSVNDTWTSSPSVQLWSNRIAGKLQSFGVGHMLLLLQCIISSMANIYNEKIFKEGDQLTESIFIQNSKLYAFGVVFNALTLGLGSEARGLTVHCGLLHGHNLYSLGLVLVTAALGLSVAFILKFRDNMFHVLTGQITTVLVTTLSLFLFDFHPSLDFFLQAPVVLLAIFIYNASRPKDLEYALQQEKLRVINGEVFERSRGDGEELELLTKPNTDSESEDESL from the exons ATGGTGCGCTGCCAGTCCTGCCCCGGACTGTGCTCCCGCTCGTCCGCCTACACTCTCGCCCTCGGCCTGGGCTTCGTAACTCTGGGGACCAGTCGCATCCTGCTGCTGAAATTCTCCGCCAACGCAG AGGGTCGATCCTGCAGAGAGCTgggctgctcctccagctcgtCCTTCCTCAGCTCGCTGAAGTGGGCTGTCCCTGCTTTCCTCTACTTTCTCGACAACCTCATCATCTTCTTCGTGATGACCTACTTTCAGCCT GCCATGGCAGTGTTATTCTCCAACTTTGTGATCCTCACCACAGCGGTGCTCTTCAGAATAGTTTTGAA GAGGCGCCTGTCCTGGGTTCAGTGGGCGGCGTTAGTCGTCCTCTTCTTCGCCATCGTGTCCTTGACGACGGGATCGGGAAGCAGCCAAAGCGCCGTCGCTGTGCACGTTCTCCACATTAACCCGCTGTCCACGCCCTCCAACTCCTGCCTGCTGTACACACAGCTGCTGGAGcagatgaggagcagcag TGTCAATGACACGTGGACGTCCTCCCCGTCTGTTCAGCTCTGGAGCAACAGGATCGCGGGGAAGCTTCAGTCTTTCGGCGTGGGTCacatgctgctgctcctccagtgcaTCATCTCCTCCATGGCCAACATCTACAACGAGAAGATCTTCAAAGAGGGAGACCAGCTCACGGAGAGCATCTTCATCCAGAACAGTAAACT ATACGCCTTTGGTGTCGTGTTCAACGCCCTGACCCTTGGGCTCGGCAGTGAAGCACGAGGCCTCACCGTGCACTGTGGCCTCCTCCACGGACACAACCTCTACTCCCTGGGTCTGGTGCTGGTCACCG CTGCTCTGGGTTTATCTGTGGCCTTCATCTTGAAATTCAGAGACAACATGTTCCACGTGCTGACGGGACAAATCACCACCGTCCTCGTCAccaccctctccctcttcctcttcgaCTTCCACCCTTCGCTCGACTTCTTCCTCCAGGCTCCCGTGGTCCTGCTGGCCATCTTTATCTACAACGCCAGCCGGCCCAAGGACCTGGAGTACGCCCTGCAGCAGGAAAAGCTGCGGGTCATCAACGGAGAGGTGTTTGAGCGATCCAGAGGG gaCGGTgaagagctggagctgctgacgAAGCCCAACACGGACAGCGAGTCCGAGGACGAGTCTTTGTAG
- the ccdc80 gene encoding coiled-coil domain-containing protein 80 isoform X3, which yields MRRIHSLVPPHEIHPPESSGSRLDACSGRRNIWKGKFGMVLLKKTLQVQERYPYPVRLEAMYEVIDQSPMRRLEKLRQKGFVQKCRGAGVEGQVEEGTLTAVDTPVERKPGKKILRKPTQATTTTTTTTAPTTTTTRPTTTTTTTTRPTTTTTRATTTTTKATTTRRTTTTKRPTTTTTTQRPTRAPTTAPWLPAPRTTADPYYDPRREKTTPAGDNRTDKDNRDPHGRRLVPATDKPSKIRPTKKKTGAEKVLTNEYEDRYVPVNPTVVDLEETESFTNISPTKKVKGKHNKHDKKKKKTDKALKKAERRGKASKEGKIGGKKNGKKQVKYPETDDYPKPTKKPSPPPKGSLAYFLDYFENRRRLLLVTSPSEENRMYVQQRDEYLESVCEMAIRKVSIITIFGSLTNSTMKIDHYQLENDKSMKGLRQEDLVNQDLITELRKEFSMMHDDFYMVLTDTDMRVKQSYEVPIAMKAVFDYIDTFSSRIREMEQQKRDGVVCKKEDKPRSLENFLSRFRWRRRLFIISAPSDEEWAYQQQLYALTSQACNLGLRHISILKLAGTELADMGGVLELYPINGSATVEREGLSGSLVKDMRNYFQISPEYFSMLLVGKDGNVKSWYPSPMWSMAIIYDLVDSMQLRRQEMAIQQSLGMRCPEDEYGGYGYHQHGYEHGYQDGYHQGYGY from the exons ATGAGAAGAATCCACTCGCTGGTGCCACCACATGAAATCCACCCTCCAGAGTCTTCTGGTTCCAGATTGGACGCCTGCAGTGGAAGAAGGAACATCTGGAAAG GTAAGTTTGGGATGGTGCTGCTGAAGAAGACTCTGCAGGTGCAGGAGAGGTACCCCTACCCTGTGAGGCTGGAGGCCATGTACGAGGTGATCGACCAGTCGCCCATGAGGAGGCTGGAGAAGCTGCGGCAGAAGGGCTTCGTCCAGAAGTGCAGAGGAGCTGGTGTGGAGGGTCAAGTGGAGGAGGGCACGCTCACAG cagtagACACACCTGTAGAAAGAAAACCAGGGAAGAAGATCCTACGGAAACCCACACAggcaacaacaaccacaacaaccacaactgctccaaccaccacaacaacacGACCAACCACCACAACTACCACTACAACCCggcccaccaccaccacaaccagagcgacaacaacaaccaccaaaGCCACCACTACCAGAAGAACCACCACGACAAAGAGaccaaccaccaccaccaccacccagaGGCCAACCAGAGCTCCCACCACAGCCCCGTGGCTCCCAGCCCCCAGAACCACGGCTGACCCTTACTACGACCCCCGCCGAGAGAAAACCACTCCGGCCGGAGATAACCGCACCGACAAGGACAACAGAGATCCACACGGCCGCAGGCTCGTACCTGCTACAGACAAACCCTCCAAGATCAGACCCACCAAGAAGAAGACTGGAGCAGAGAAG GTGTTGACCAATGAGTACGAGGACCGGTATGTTCCCGTCAACCCCACCGTGGTCGATCTCGAGGAGACCGAATCCTTCACCAACATCAGCCCAACGAAGAAGGTCAAGGGCAAACACAATAAGCacgacaagaagaagaagaagaccgACAAGGCGTTGAAGAAAgccgagaggagaggaaaggcaTCGAAGGAGGGGAAGATCGGGGGAAAGAAAAATGGGAAGAAGCAAGTGAAATACCCCGAGACAGACGACTACCCAAAACCAACGAAGAAGCCGTCGCCACCTCCGAAAGGATCCCTGGCCTACTTCCTGGACTACTTTGAGAACAGGAGGCGGCTGCTG ctgGTCACGTCCCCCAGCGAGGAGAACAGGATGTATGTTCAGCAGAGGGACGAGTACCTGGAGTCGGTGTGTGAAATGGCGATCAGGAAAGtctccatcatcaccatcttcggCTCCCTCACCAACTCCACCATGAAAATCGACCACTACCAGCTGG AGAACGACAAATCGATGAAGGGTCTTCGTCAGGAGGACCTGGTGAACCAGGATCTGATCACAGAGCTGAGGAAAGAGTTCAGCATGATGCACGATGACTTCTACATGGTCCTGACCGACACAGACATGAGGGTCAAG CAATCCTACGAGGTCCCCATCGCCATGAAGGCCGTGTTCGACTACATCGACACCTTCTCCTCCCGCATCCGAGAGATGGAGCAGCAGAAGAGGGATGGAGTCGTGTGCAAGAAAGAGGATAAGCCCAGGTCGCTGGAGAACTTCCTCTCCAG GTTCCGTTGGAGGCGTCGCCTGTTCATCATCTCCGCCCCCAGCGACGAGGAGTGGGCCTATCAACAGCAGCTCTACGCCCTGACCAGCCAGGCCTGTAACCTGG GTCTGAGGCACATCTCCATCCTGAAGTTGGCTGGCACGGAGCTGGCGGATATGGGCGGAGTCCTGGAACTTTATCCAATCAACG GCAGTGCCACGGTGGAGCGTGAGGGGCTGTCGGGGAGCCTGGTGAAGGACATGAGGAACTACTTCCAGATCAGCCCAGAGTACTTCTCCATGCTGCTGGTGGGGAAGGACGGTAACGTCAAGTCCTGGTACCCTTCACCCATGTGGTCCATGGCCATCATCTACGACCTGGTGGACTCTATGCAGCTGCGCAGACAGGAAATGGCCATCCAGCAGTCGCTGGGCATGCGCTGCCCCGAGGACGAGTACGGTGGCTACGGTTACCACCAACACGGATACGAACACGGTTACCAGGACGGCTATCACCAGGGCTACGGTTACTAA